The nucleotide sequence TCTGTGGGGTTTTCAACTCTCTGGGATTTAGGCCACTTCTTTCCTGTTCACATACTACCAGACAGCTAGCAGCTTTGCTAGtacacatgcagagctgcattCTTAATTTGTACTCTGCTCCCAGAGTTTGGAATTGCCACTAACTTTATTTGAGCCAGGACATCGCTCAGCAGACTGCTACAAGAGCCATCAGCACATCCTTCATGCCTTCTCTTGTATCTTTTACCTTACCTTTGGAATTTTGCTGTCTCACTTTTATCAAAATAGCTTAAAACCTCTGGCCTTGGTCTTACTTGACTTTCCAAGTACTACTGCATGTCTTTCCTCATTCTTTTGCTGGACATGCTGAATGCATGTGCTGCAGTTATCTCCTCTTTAGCTTGTTTTTCCCCTGTGCTATCCACACCAAACACTCTTGCAGCAGTCTCCTCTTTTACTAGCCAGATTTCAGATTACCATGAGCTATTCCTGCACTTTGACTTGTCAGTCACCATTGACATTTGTTTGGTGGGAAAGAAGTGAGGCACACAAAGTGTTTTGTTCCATAAGCATTGAACTGTGCATTGCCTTGAACCATGCACATGTCAGTTTTTGGGCTCTGACCACAGAGTCAGATAATAATTTAGGCTGAAAGAGGGCTCCAGGGGTCAGTTGGTCCAACCTCCTACTCAAGGAACCGTCTAACTTCAAATTTAGAGGCAGATTTGAAGTTCGAGCAGGATCTTGTCCTGatgagttttgagtatctccaaatGGTTTCCAGTTTGTCTTCTGCAAACCTTAAGGCAACCAGCTGAAGAGGTTTCTAAAAGCACAGTGTGGGGGAAATGAAGGTAGAGCAGAGCCTTTTAGTTACAGAGATCTTTTGGGGTTGAACGTCAGACTCACAGCTGGTGGAAACTGTTAAAATCACCGAGTTCAAGACAATAAGGTTCATCTGAGGAACTGACTCCATCCTTGAACTCAGAACTCTCAACAAACACAGCAGAGTAGAGCTGGCCTTCACCTACTCAGCACACCTACAAACCATGATGATTCAGCCCAGGGGAACTGCAGTAATAACATTTATCATAATTACACTTCTAAGTAGTCCTATGAAACCatacccaaaacaaacaaacaaacaaacaaacaaccccaacaaaacaagcaGTAAATAAACAAGATGACCTAGTTTACAAGGCACTGTGGATCCTTTGGAGTCTTGTTATATCAGCTCTGAAATGTGGCTCTGCAGGACTCATCCTATAGTGCACTGGCTCCAGCTATGCCGGTGTAGCACAGGTACACATTTTGGTGGTCTGGGCAGAAAGCCAGAATGGTTACCTTagataagaaaacaaaacctatGACTAAATAGTGTGCTGCAAGGCTTCCCATTTCAGTTGGGCAACAGCACAGAGAGCATATAAAGCTTTGTAATCACCTTTTTTCCTGTTGTGATGGTAATGGATGTGACAGCAAGGTGCActtagctgctgctgggtgtgcaGCACCTGGTGTCAACCACACTCATGCATTCACTGGAATTAGCATTTAATTCTGCgggctgctccttctccttccagaCAATTGCAAGACACAACTACAGGGAACCCACATTCTGCATGTGGGCAAATGCCTTGGCACCATATCCACTGTTTAAATTCCCCTTCCTGATTTCCCTGGGAAGAGGAGGTGAAGGAGGGTATGGAAGTGAAGCAGCCAGTGGAAACTCTGCCTCTCCAGAGATCGTGGCTGGTATGTGCTTAGAGGAGCTGTGTGCATTTTATTCTTGTTAGGGTTGTTCTCAACAAccattttatttcccccttcaGAAAACCCAGAGCGGGCTGCTCTCTATTTTGTCTCTGGTGTGTGCATTGGACTCGTCTTGaccctgctggctctggtgcTAAGGGTGTCCTGCCGAACTGACTGCAAACGCTCCTCCACGAAGAAACCTCCTCGGGAGCGGGAGAGTGACAGTGACAGCAGTGACAGCGATGATGATTCGGACACCACTTCGGACCTGTCAGCCCGCAGGCACCGCAGGTTCGAGAGGACTTTGAACATGAATGTCTTCACGtcggcagaggagctggagcgcGCTCAGCGGCTGGAGGAGCGGGAGCGCATCATCCGGGAGATCTGGATGAACGGCCAGCCGGACATCCCAGGGACCAGGAGCCTCAACCGCTACTACTGAGCGATGGGGAGTCCCACCACCCCGCCCTGCACCCCGGGCCTCCTGattgaggagagggagggaagcaaTATTTTGTGGGtgtctccccttttcctttcaggCATGCTACCTGGAGCAGTGCGGATGGACAGCAGTAAAGCTTTCCCCATCTCCTTCTCCCTGACATATTTTTATCAGCCTTCTTCACAGACACTTTCTGGTTTCAACTGAGGTGGTTGCCAACTTCATTTCTTAGTAACAGGAAGGAAGGTGACAATTACATTCCTCCCATGTGGGACATGGAGTTTGGCATACTATGGTACAAGTGCTCCTCTCTTGTCTGGAGAGAGAAGTTGTCCCAGGTTTTGGTGTTCATTTaggattttttgttttccctttcctgaGGACTGTGGGAGAATTGTGAATAAAATAACAAATCTGGAAAGATGATCTGGGAAGAAAGGGGGAGACGCATCCTGACCGATTGTCTTGTGACTTCAGAAGCCATGAGAGTAACCTAATTAAAACCCAGCGGCAAATACGACTTGTTAAGAACGGAgggatgggagggagggggattCTTCCATCGTGAAATCATCTCGGTGCTTGGATGTTTGCCATAGTGTATTCAGTTATTTATGGCTGTCTTTTCATCTTGCTTTTCAATgggaacatatttttttttgttgttgtttttaactgACACCTCAGGGATAAAATCCtattttatggggttttttgagtCTGTTCTCCCTGCTGGCCCCTGTCAAACACATCCCACAACCCACATCCAACAGTGATAGTATGGTAATATAAGAGATGTGTCAGTGACTGGTGAGAAGTTAACAACCTCAAAGAGGTTGcaaagggttttgttttggttttgttttgttttaaatatatatatatatatatatatgaagatgctgcacaggaatgtgccttattcttttttgttgttgttgttaaaatacatttttcctaTGGATTGCAATGCacaatattttatatattttattaaaaaaataaaaaacataaAGGGCCTGTGATTACCAGAGGAAAATGGAGACAGAAGCAGCCACATATGACAACAGAATGGGTAATAAATGCTAAATAAACTCTGGTTTGCTTCAGTACATTTGAATTTTCATCCTCACTTTTGGCATATGTGGTGTTTGAGGGCAATGATTTGGAAGAGTAGCACACCTCCGTGAGCACTCAAGGCTGACGTCTGCAGGCAGGAAACTGGAGGCACTTTTttcctttggctgcagcccatctATCTCTTTCTGTGGTGCACATGGGCGGGAGCAGCTGAACAATGAGTTGATTCTCAAGGGGCCATAGGAAAGCCTACTTGCACCAAGGGAGAGACTCACAGCGATTTCTTGATGTCTGTTCCCCAGACTGAAGTCATACctggcagaagaaaatgttaaatGAACCAAAAACAAGCCATGGAAATAAGGT is from Dryobates pubescens isolate bDryPub1 chromosome 3, bDryPub1.pri, whole genome shotgun sequence and encodes:
- the EVA1A gene encoding protein eva-1 homolog A isoform X3; protein product: MEPVGVSTEMALLSNILAAYAFITENPERAALYFVSGVCIGLVLTLLALVLRVSCRTDCKRSSTKKPPRERESDSDSSDSDDDSDTTSDLSARRHRRFERTLNMNVFTSAEELERAQRLEERERIIREIWMNGQPDIPGTRSLNRYY